One stretch of Bordetella avium DNA includes these proteins:
- the lptG gene encoding LPS export ABC transporter permease LptG has protein sequence MRTARRYLAREIYRSCAVVLLALLGLFTFFALVDDLDNVGEKFSMLALLYMQALALPTRLYDLLPIGLLIGAILALAGLAQRNELVILRVSGVSGMRLMRMLWVVTIPVMIGATLLSEFVTPIAEIKSGEADLTFRGKAGGGRLNSGYWFKEPTRDGGTRIINIQTLLADGQVRDVTLYELKPDLELESLSKAAKGVFTDGDLLLSDVVQTRIAPEAAQALANAKQPPKPPAEVETLASLRLDTTLSPERLLARVLTPERMSAATLIDYIDYLHHNQLQADRQVVALWRKFVYPFTLLVMITIAAPIAFMQTRRGGVGAKVFIGILMGVAFFMVNQLSLNVGMLSRWPPWLTALGPNAAAMILALGALVMMEYRHGFSRFKQHRKGLSD, from the coding sequence ATGCGTACAGCCCGCCGCTATCTGGCCCGCGAGATTTATCGCTCTTGCGCAGTGGTCCTTCTGGCCCTGTTGGGGCTGTTCACGTTTTTTGCCCTGGTCGATGATCTGGACAACGTGGGCGAAAAATTCAGCATGCTGGCCCTGCTTTACATGCAGGCGCTGGCGCTGCCCACTCGCTTATACGATCTGCTGCCCATCGGCCTGCTGATCGGCGCCATTCTGGCGCTGGCCGGCCTGGCTCAGCGCAACGAGCTGGTGATTCTGCGTGTATCGGGCGTGAGCGGCATGCGCTTGATGCGCATGCTCTGGGTCGTCACTATCCCCGTCATGATCGGGGCGACGCTGCTCTCGGAATTCGTGACGCCCATCGCCGAAATCAAAAGCGGCGAGGCCGATCTGACCTTCCGAGGCAAGGCAGGCGGCGGCCGCCTGAACAGCGGTTATTGGTTCAAAGAACCCACGCGCGACGGCGGCACACGCATCATCAACATCCAGACCCTGTTGGCCGATGGGCAGGTGCGCGACGTCACGCTCTACGAGCTCAAACCCGATCTTGAGCTGGAATCCCTGTCTAAAGCGGCCAAAGGCGTTTTCACCGATGGCGACCTGCTTCTTAGCGACGTGGTCCAGACCCGCATCGCCCCTGAGGCGGCCCAAGCGCTGGCAAATGCCAAGCAACCCCCGAAGCCACCCGCCGAGGTCGAAACCCTCGCCTCGTTGCGCCTGGACACCACCCTGAGCCCGGAGCGCCTTCTGGCGCGTGTGCTGACCCCGGAACGCATGTCGGCAGCGACGTTGATCGACTATATCGACTATCTGCACCACAACCAGCTTCAGGCCGACCGGCAGGTTGTCGCGCTATGGCGCAAATTCGTTTACCCCTTCACGCTTTTGGTGATGATCACCATTGCCGCGCCCATTGCTTTCATGCAGACCCGCCGGGGCGGGGTGGGTGCCAAGGTTTTCATTGGCATCCTGATGGGCGTGGCCTTCTTCATGGTCAATCAACTGTCCCTAAACGTCGGGATGCTCAGCCGTTGGCCGCCCTGGCTCACCGCGCTTGGACCTAACGCCGCCGCCATGATTTTGGCGCTGGGAGCCCTGGTCATGATGGAGTATCGGCACGGGTTTTCCCGTTTTAAGCAACACCGCAAGGGCCTGTCCGACTGA
- a CDS encoding aspartate carbamoyltransferase, translating into MFNPQLNRLGGLAHFLSTEGLPKRLLEPLLEAAGGPAPLLAGREICLLGPADDGMQWLAEAARRQGAVIRFMPDAPLRPVAGADIHVLRHPASGAAHVLARQAVRVINAGDGWHAQPLVALADLLAIRQAKGGFTELRVAFIGDFLHSGRARSLAHALTTLGAPELRAAGPRPLLPDGLPQLGLSAYDTLEQALEDVDVVLDLGLTPAGLDLLPSAADYARRWTLPPDARVLRAPDPLLFQAAAMAVCGHLLSEAA; encoded by the coding sequence ATGTTCAATCCCCAATTGAACCGGCTTGGCGGGCTGGCGCACTTCCTGTCTACCGAAGGTCTGCCCAAGCGGCTGCTCGAACCTTTGCTCGAGGCTGCGGGCGGGCCCGCGCCCCTACTGGCCGGGCGTGAGATCTGCCTGCTTGGCCCGGCGGACGACGGCATGCAATGGCTGGCCGAGGCGGCGCGCAGGCAGGGTGCGGTCATCCGCTTCATGCCTGATGCGCCCTTGCGGCCTGTAGCGGGCGCCGATATCCACGTGCTGCGCCACCCCGCCAGCGGCGCGGCCCATGTGCTGGCCCGGCAGGCAGTACGGGTGATCAACGCCGGTGACGGCTGGCATGCGCAGCCCTTGGTGGCGCTGGCCGATTTGCTGGCGATACGCCAGGCTAAAGGCGGATTTACCGAGTTGCGAGTGGCCTTCATCGGCGACTTTCTGCATTCCGGCCGTGCGCGTTCGCTGGCCCATGCCCTGACGACGCTGGGCGCCCCTGAGCTGCGCGCGGCAGGGCCGCGCCCGCTGCTGCCCGATGGTTTGCCGCAATTGGGCTTGAGCGCTTACGACACGCTCGAGCAGGCGCTGGAAGATGTCGATGTGGTGCTTGACCTGGGGCTTACGCCGGCCGGTCTGGATTTACTGCCCTCGGCTGCCGATTACGCGCGCCGCTGGACGTTGCCGCCAGATGCCAGGGTGTTGCGCGCACCCGATCCCTTGCTGTTTCAGGCGGCGGCGATGGCGGTTTGCGGCCATCTGCTCTCGGAGGCTGCATGA
- a CDS encoding TonB family protein: MHSSLPAPSLAPGRHYLLVAIVISLLIHGGLLAWRFQLPAAPPPPLSSLDITLVNAHTDDAPIHAQVLAQASVDGGGNAQAGVASTSLPRTGDAPDTIVLEAMRKRQTQLEQEQTLLLSQLRPADPSPVSRAPAQFSEDRDRPGEHAEDQPGVVQNAQVATLANRVQSYSALPRKTFVAPAAQASRYAAYLDNWRAHIEAIGTEHFPAEARGRIYGSLRITMTLRSDGSLAGFEIDKPSAHAVLNQAARRIVQMAAPFAPFPPDLARETDELVITRTWNFVNDSLETSAP, translated from the coding sequence GTGCATAGCTCCCTGCCCGCCCCCTCCCTGGCCCCAGGCCGGCACTATCTGCTGGTTGCCATTGTCATTTCGCTGCTGATACACGGCGGCCTTCTGGCTTGGCGCTTTCAGCTGCCAGCCGCGCCGCCTCCGCCCTTGAGCAGCCTGGACATCACGCTGGTCAACGCCCATACCGACGACGCTCCTATACATGCCCAGGTCTTAGCTCAAGCCTCGGTGGATGGCGGCGGCAATGCCCAAGCTGGGGTGGCCAGCACTTCCTTGCCGCGCACGGGCGATGCTCCCGACACCATCGTGCTGGAAGCCATGCGCAAACGGCAAACCCAGTTAGAGCAGGAACAAACCCTGCTCCTGAGCCAACTGCGGCCCGCAGACCCAAGCCCGGTCAGCCGCGCCCCCGCCCAGTTCTCAGAAGACCGGGACAGGCCTGGCGAACACGCCGAAGATCAGCCGGGGGTGGTGCAAAACGCTCAGGTCGCCACGCTCGCCAATCGCGTGCAGTCCTATAGCGCACTGCCGCGCAAGACCTTTGTCGCGCCCGCCGCCCAGGCTTCACGCTATGCGGCCTATCTGGATAACTGGCGCGCCCACATCGAGGCCATCGGCACCGAACATTTCCCCGCCGAAGCCCGCGGTCGCATTTACGGATCGCTGCGCATCACGATGACCCTCCGCAGCGACGGCAGTCTGGCAGGCTTCGAGATTGACAAGCCCTCAGCGCATGCCGTGCTGAATCAGGCGGCCCGCCGGATCGTGCAGATGGCCGCGCCTTTTGCACCATTCCCGCCCGATCTGGCGCGCGAAACCGATGAGTTGGTCATCACGCGCACCTGGAACTTCGTCAACGACTCCCTGGAAACCTCCGCCCCATGA
- a CDS encoding symmetrical bis(5'-nucleosyl)-tetraphosphatase yields the protein MATGSIWMIGDVQGCCTPLQQLLAHPDIAGEPGARFWFAGDLVNRGPESLATLRRIIALGDRAVAILGNHDLHLLAAAAGVRKPSKSDTLNDILNAPDADDLIDWLRHRPLAHYAHEHLMVHAGVLPKWNVAKTLALAGEVEAALRGPNWRKALQKMYGNEPVTWKDGHKGGKRLRVIINALTRMRLCTPAGHMEFATKVTPGAWPAGLVPWFDVPNRATRDVTIVFGHWSTLGLLIRPHLICLDTGCVWGGALTAMRLQDRKLVHIKCSQFQDPLSE from the coding sequence ATGGCGACTGGCAGCATCTGGATGATTGGCGACGTGCAAGGATGCTGCACGCCGCTGCAACAACTATTGGCGCATCCCGACATCGCGGGAGAGCCAGGCGCACGCTTCTGGTTCGCAGGAGATCTGGTCAACCGCGGCCCGGAATCGCTGGCAACCCTGCGCCGCATCATCGCGCTCGGCGACCGGGCCGTGGCCATCCTGGGCAATCACGACCTGCATCTGCTCGCCGCAGCCGCAGGGGTGCGCAAACCGTCCAAGTCCGACACGCTGAATGACATCCTCAACGCGCCGGATGCCGATGATCTGATCGATTGGCTGCGGCATCGTCCGCTAGCGCATTACGCGCACGAGCACCTGATGGTGCATGCGGGCGTGCTGCCCAAGTGGAATGTGGCGAAAACACTGGCCCTGGCTGGCGAGGTCGAGGCCGCCCTGCGCGGCCCGAACTGGCGAAAGGCCTTGCAGAAAATGTATGGCAATGAGCCGGTCACCTGGAAAGACGGCCATAAAGGCGGCAAGCGCCTGCGCGTCATCATCAATGCCCTGACGCGCATGCGCCTGTGTACGCCGGCCGGCCATATGGAATTCGCCACCAAGGTGACGCCGGGCGCCTGGCCTGCAGGCCTGGTTCCCTGGTTTGACGTGCCCAACCGCGCCACGCGCGATGTGACCATCGTCTTCGGGCATTGGTCCACGCTGGGCCTGTTGATCCGTCCCCACCTGATCTGCCTGGATACGGGTTGCGTCTGGGGCGGCGCCCTGACCGCCATGCGTTTGCAAGACCGGAAACTGGTGCACATCAAGTGCAGCCAGTTCCAGGACCCGCTATCCGAATAG
- the ruvX gene encoding Holliday junction resolvase RuvX, translated as MPEETLLAFDFGEKKIGVAIGNTLTCHARPLEIIFSERRDERFGRIQALLEAWRPQRVVVGLALATDGGDQSATLRCRRFANQLHGRFGVTVELVDERGSSMEAQEKLGSHAPDDAMAAAIILQRYLDRLA; from the coding sequence ATGCCTGAAGAAACACTGCTTGCCTTCGATTTCGGCGAAAAAAAAATCGGTGTCGCTATCGGCAACACGCTGACCTGCCATGCGCGGCCGCTGGAAATTATTTTCTCCGAGCGTCGCGATGAGCGTTTCGGCCGCATTCAGGCCCTGCTTGAAGCGTGGCGGCCGCAGCGCGTGGTGGTCGGCCTGGCGCTGGCGACCGACGGTGGCGATCAGTCAGCCACCCTGCGCTGCCGGCGTTTCGCCAATCAACTGCACGGCCGTTTCGGCGTTACCGTGGAACTGGTTGATGAGCGAGGCTCCAGCATGGAGGCCCAGGAGAAGCTGGGCAGCCATGCACCCGATGACGCGATGGCGGCGGCCATTATTTTGCAGCGCTACCTCGATCGTCTGGCTTGA
- the aroE gene encoding shikimate dehydrogenase, whose translation MTSRPALRRYAVIGNPITHSRSPQIHAMFAAQTGISLEYERIPAPLDGFRATAEAFFLAGGQGLNVTVPFKQEAFELAREHLSARARMAGAVNTLTWRDGVLQGCNTDGVGLVNDLIRLGVMLQGARLLLVGAGGAARGVLQPLAEAGCAEIRIVNRSPGRAAELLAAWTASGIPGGVQTSAGALDEAGGAWDIVINATASSLHDLAPALPGGLYAPGALAYDMVYGARPTPFMRQARADGAALTADGLGMLVGQAAESFFIWHGLRPDPTAVLTTLRANLLAED comes from the coding sequence ATGACCTCCCGCCCTGCCCTGCGGCGCTATGCCGTGATCGGCAATCCGATCACGCACAGCCGCTCGCCGCAAATTCACGCGATGTTCGCCGCGCAAACCGGCATCTCACTGGAGTACGAGCGTATTCCCGCGCCGCTGGATGGTTTCCGCGCCACCGCCGAGGCATTTTTCCTGGCGGGCGGCCAGGGGCTGAATGTCACCGTGCCCTTCAAGCAAGAGGCTTTTGAGCTGGCGCGGGAGCACCTCTCGGCCCGCGCACGCATGGCCGGCGCGGTCAATACCCTGACCTGGCGCGATGGCGTTTTGCAGGGTTGCAACACGGACGGGGTAGGGCTGGTCAATGACCTCATCCGCCTGGGCGTCATGCTTCAAGGCGCCCGTCTGCTGCTGGTGGGTGCGGGCGGCGCCGCCCGCGGCGTGCTACAGCCGCTGGCCGAAGCCGGCTGCGCCGAGATCCGCATCGTCAACCGCAGCCCTGGCCGCGCGGCAGAACTGTTGGCCGCCTGGACAGCCAGCGGCATACCCGGCGGCGTCCAGACCAGCGCCGGCGCGCTCGACGAAGCGGGCGGCGCCTGGGATATCGTCATCAACGCCACCGCCAGCAGCCTGCATGATTTGGCGCCCGCGCTGCCGGGCGGACTGTACGCGCCAGGCGCGCTAGCCTATGACATGGTCTATGGCGCACGGCCCACGCCCTTTATGCGCCAGGCCCGCGCCGATGGCGCCGCGCTGACCGCAGACGGTTTGGGTATGCTGGTAGGACAGGCGGCAGAGAGCTTTTTCATCTGGCACGGCCTGCGGCCCGACCCGACGGCGGTGCTGACCACGCTGCGCGCCAACCTGCTGGCAGAAGACTAA
- a CDS encoding YqiA/YcfP family alpha/beta fold hydrolase → MPEAKILYLHGFRSSPDSFKARLMAQAMADRPADWACPQLPASPKAAAELARELAQNLLGDAPPRNLTVVGSSLGGYYATWLAQVLDCKAVLINPAVNAPRDLATQVGEHKMYHSAAPFVFLPDYVQELHELHVPVLTHPERYFLIAATGDEVLDWREMRERFAGCRQRIIPGSDHGVSDFAQWLPEVLDFALTGPH, encoded by the coding sequence ATGCCTGAAGCCAAAATCCTTTATCTGCACGGGTTTCGATCATCGCCTGACTCATTCAAGGCACGCCTGATGGCGCAGGCCATGGCCGACAGGCCTGCCGACTGGGCCTGCCCGCAATTGCCTGCCAGCCCGAAAGCGGCGGCCGAGCTCGCGCGCGAACTGGCGCAGAATCTGCTGGGCGATGCGCCGCCGCGCAATCTGACCGTGGTAGGCTCCTCGCTCGGCGGCTATTACGCGACCTGGCTGGCCCAAGTGCTCGATTGCAAGGCGGTGCTGATCAACCCCGCCGTGAACGCACCGCGCGACCTTGCCACCCAGGTCGGCGAACACAAGATGTATCATTCTGCCGCCCCTTTCGTATTCCTGCCCGACTATGTGCAGGAATTGCATGAGCTGCATGTGCCTGTGCTGACCCACCCGGAGCGTTATTTCCTGATCGCGGCAACGGGCGACGAAGTGCTGGACTGGCGCGAGATGCGCGAGCGCTTCGCAGGGTGCAGGCAACGCATCATTCCCGGAAGCGACCACGGTGTGTCCGACTTCGCCCAATGGTTGCCGGAAGTGCTTGATTTTGCGCTGACCGGCCCCCACTGA
- the mtgA gene encoding monofunctional biosynthetic peptidoglycan transglycosylase gives MAASRTRSWLRRTGGVLMALLCLFLIYELAMFSMVVWYAHRDPGSSAIMREEISRLRETDPKAQLSYTWVPYDRINVTLKRAVIASEDANFTEHDGVEWDAIRKAWAYNQNQQAQGRATIRGGSTITQQLAKNLFLSGSRSYLRKGQELILTYMIEHVMSKERILELYLNIAEWGVGIFGAEAAARHYYGISAANLNASQSARLAAMLPNPRYYDKHRSTSYLNSRTAILLRRMRMVDIP, from the coding sequence ATGGCGGCCTCGCGCACCCGCTCCTGGCTGCGCCGCACCGGCGGTGTACTCATGGCCCTGCTCTGCCTGTTCCTGATCTATGAACTGGCCATGTTTTCCATGGTGGTGTGGTACGCCCACCGCGACCCCGGCAGCAGCGCCATCATGCGCGAGGAGATCTCCCGCCTGCGAGAAACCGATCCGAAGGCGCAGCTAAGCTACACCTGGGTGCCCTACGACCGTATCAATGTCACGCTCAAACGTGCGGTCATCGCCTCGGAGGACGCCAACTTTACCGAACACGACGGTGTGGAATGGGATGCCATCCGCAAGGCCTGGGCCTATAACCAGAATCAACAGGCTCAGGGGCGTGCCACAATACGGGGCGGATCAACCATCACACAGCAATTGGCGAAAAATCTTTTCCTGTCGGGCTCGCGCAGCTACCTGCGCAAAGGACAGGAACTGATTCTTACCTATATGATCGAACACGTGATGTCCAAAGAGCGCATTCTTGAGCTCTATCTGAACATCGCCGAATGGGGGGTGGGGATATTTGGGGCCGAAGCCGCCGCCCGCCACTACTATGGCATCAGCGCGGCCAACTTGAATGCTTCGCAGTCCGCAAGGCTGGCGGCCATGCTGCCCAACCCTCGCTACTACGACAAGCACAGGAGCACCAGTTATCTGAACTCTCGCACGGCTATCTTGTTGCGCCGGATGCGCATGGTGGATATTCCGTAA
- a CDS encoding ribonuclease catalytic domain-containing protein encodes MYVFYEDDGSFKAGKILSEADASLQVESESGKRSKIKRANTLFTFASPEPVALMRDAAALAEGIDLAFLWECAPQEEFDAPVLAADYFGHAPNAVEQAALLMRLHGAPVYFHRRGKGHYRPAPPDILQAALAALEKKQRQAEQQDAWVEEMAQGRLPEAIGQMAESLLVRPDKNTMQWKALDAACTRLQKSPDRLLLELGAWPHALALHKQRFLAVNFPRGVAFPEVEIPPLERELPLADAEIYSIDDITTTEIDDALSVTPMADGKVRVGIHVAAPGLSVTRGGELDKLARQRLSTVYMPGDKIPMQPDSVIQAFSLDAGRAVPALSLYVTADPITGEIIASETRIERIVVRENLRHNQLDTEITEAALADPDAPLPYAHWLRPLWQLAQALSAQREVIRGKPENNSRVEYSFYLDGSPDDPDTPVRLVPRQRNAPLDRMVAEFMILANNLWGGLLHQHGVPGIYRSQQAGRVRMSTQALPHEAIGVPQYAWSTSPLRRYVDLVNQWQLIAAVEHGVSARLVAPFKPKDADLFAIIGAFDAQYATWADFQNAMERYWCMRWLRQQNITRCVAHVLREDLVRLGNAPFVTRVGGMPELERGAAVEIDILGMDELSLELDCRYLGLANA; translated from the coding sequence ATGTACGTGTTTTACGAAGATGACGGCAGCTTCAAGGCCGGCAAGATTCTCTCAGAAGCCGATGCCAGCCTGCAGGTGGAATCGGAGTCGGGCAAACGCAGCAAGATCAAACGCGCCAACACGCTGTTTACCTTCGCCTCGCCCGAGCCCGTGGCCTTGATGCGTGATGCGGCCGCCCTGGCCGAAGGCATCGACCTGGCCTTTCTGTGGGAGTGCGCTCCCCAGGAAGAATTCGACGCCCCCGTACTGGCGGCCGATTATTTCGGCCATGCGCCCAACGCCGTCGAGCAGGCCGCGCTGCTGATGCGATTGCATGGCGCGCCGGTGTATTTCCATCGCCGCGGCAAGGGCCATTATCGTCCGGCGCCCCCCGACATTCTTCAAGCCGCCCTGGCCGCGCTGGAGAAAAAACAGCGCCAGGCCGAACAACAGGATGCCTGGGTCGAGGAAATGGCTCAGGGCAGGCTGCCCGAAGCCATCGGCCAGATGGCCGAATCGCTGCTGGTCCGTCCTGATAAAAACACCATGCAATGGAAGGCACTGGACGCCGCCTGCACCCGCTTACAGAAAAGCCCTGACCGGCTGCTGCTGGAACTGGGCGCCTGGCCGCATGCGCTGGCCCTGCACAAGCAACGTTTTCTGGCCGTGAATTTCCCGCGTGGCGTGGCGTTTCCCGAGGTGGAAATCCCGCCGCTGGAACGTGAGCTGCCGCTGGCCGACGCCGAAATCTATTCGATTGACGATATCACCACCACCGAAATCGACGATGCCTTGTCGGTCACGCCGATGGCCGATGGCAAGGTGCGCGTGGGCATCCACGTCGCCGCACCGGGTCTGAGCGTCACGCGCGGTGGCGAGCTCGACAAGCTGGCGCGGCAACGGCTGTCCACGGTTTATATGCCGGGCGATAAGATTCCCATGCAGCCGGATTCGGTCATTCAGGCGTTTTCGCTGGATGCGGGACGCGCCGTGCCGGCCTTGTCTCTCTACGTCACCGCAGACCCGATCACTGGCGAAATCATCGCCTCGGAAACCCGTATCGAGCGCATTGTGGTGCGCGAGAACCTGCGTCACAATCAACTCGACACGGAAATCACCGAGGCGGCCCTGGCCGATCCTGACGCGCCGCTGCCCTATGCGCATTGGCTGCGCCCGCTGTGGCAGCTCGCCCAGGCGCTGTCGGCCCAGCGCGAGGTCATTCGCGGTAAACCCGAAAACAACAGCCGCGTCGAATACAGCTTCTATCTGGACGGCAGCCCTGACGATCCCGACACCCCGGTCCGTCTGGTGCCGCGCCAGCGCAACGCGCCGCTGGACCGCATGGTGGCCGAGTTCATGATTCTGGCCAACAATCTGTGGGGCGGCCTGCTGCATCAACACGGGGTGCCGGGCATTTACCGCTCGCAGCAGGCGGGCCGCGTGCGCATGAGCACCCAGGCCCTACCGCACGAAGCCATCGGCGTGCCGCAATATGCCTGGAGCACCTCGCCGCTGCGCCGTTATGTCGATCTGGTCAATCAATGGCAATTGATCGCGGCGGTCGAACACGGCGTGTCCGCCCGCCTGGTGGCTCCCTTCAAGCCCAAGGACGCCGACCTGTTCGCCATCATCGGCGCCTTTGACGCGCAGTATGCGACCTGGGCTGACTTCCAGAACGCAATGGAGCGCTATTGGTGCATGCGCTGGCTGCGCCAGCAGAACATCACCCGTTGCGTCGCGCATGTGCTGCGCGAGGATCTGGTTCGCCTAGGCAATGCGCCCTTCGTGACGCGGGTGGGCGGCATGCCTGAGCTCGAACGCGGCGCCGCCGTCGAAATCGACATTCTGGGCATGGACGAGCTGTCGCTGGAACTGGATTGCCGCTATCTGGGTCTGGCGAACGCCTGA
- a CDS encoding lysophospholipid acyltransferase family protein: MKLLRFVLRAMLVLPWILFGLFCVSLVYRLLNAGQRAALNRFWSRWLMRLCGVRLSIKGEPRMTGAVLWVANHVSWIDIFVVNAVRATSFVAKSEIRSWPVIGWLAAGAGTLFIERTQRHAVHAMGESIHDCFARGEAVGLFPEGTTSEGFELRPFHASLFEPARSAKVDVQPLVLRFMHRGKRSGFAAFVGEETLLANLWRVLGTTGLTVEVVFLPPLPTFREDGSPCTRLELARQAREAILAQL, from the coding sequence TTGAAGCTCTTGCGCTTTGTTTTGCGGGCCATGCTGGTACTGCCTTGGATTCTGTTCGGGCTGTTCTGCGTCAGCCTGGTCTATCGACTGTTGAATGCCGGGCAGCGTGCGGCCTTGAACCGCTTCTGGTCGCGCTGGCTTATGCGCCTGTGCGGCGTGCGGCTGAGCATCAAAGGCGAGCCGCGCATGACGGGCGCCGTGCTCTGGGTGGCCAACCACGTCTCTTGGATCGACATTTTTGTCGTCAATGCGGTGCGGGCGACTTCTTTCGTCGCCAAAAGCGAGATCCGCAGTTGGCCGGTCATCGGTTGGCTGGCCGCCGGCGCAGGCACGTTATTCATCGAACGCACCCAACGCCATGCCGTGCATGCGATGGGCGAGTCCATTCATGATTGTTTTGCCCGCGGCGAAGCGGTCGGGCTGTTCCCTGAGGGCACAACCTCGGAAGGTTTCGAGCTGCGGCCTTTCCACGCCAGCCTGTTTGAGCCGGCGCGCTCGGCAAAGGTGGATGTTCAGCCACTGGTGCTGCGTTTCATGCACCGCGGCAAGCGCAGTGGATTCGCCGCCTTTGTTGGCGAAGAGACGCTGCTTGCCAACCTGTGGCGCGTGCTGGGCACGACGGGGCTGACCGTCGAGGTGGTGTTTCTGCCGCCCCTGCCCACCTTCCGCGAAGACGGCTCGCCCTGCACACGTCTGGAACTCGCGCGCCAGGCGCGCGAAGCCATACTCGCGCAGCTTTAA
- a CDS encoding amidohydrolase family protein, giving the protein MRVHIQGGFDPLREEVVDLFLADGQIVARHRAPDGFAADCVMDARGLALLPGLTDLSARLGADAARESQAALSGGVTRLVLPAGQPAADSPLHLAHVGPLTQTGLADMAGLMDAGCVGIGDDAALPDTGQLWRAMQYAAGLGATLWLRPEDAHLGGVAAAGPYATRLGLPGSPVEAEILALQTLFTLQRATGTRLHLCRLSSAAGVALLRAARAEGLPVTADISIHHLHLTDLDIGFYDSNCHLRPPLRGQRDRDALAQALADGTLDALCSDHHPVSAADKALPFAQTPPGASGVELLLPLTLKWARAQGLPLSRALACLTTGPARVLGLPAPSLMPGEPADLCLVDTECEWLLSAGAMRSGSAQTPFAGMMLPGRVRATLIGGRALWEMPA; this is encoded by the coding sequence ATGAGAGTGCATATTCAGGGCGGCTTCGATCCTCTGCGAGAGGAGGTGGTGGATCTTTTTCTGGCCGATGGCCAGATCGTGGCCCGGCACAGGGCGCCCGATGGCTTTGCGGCCGATTGTGTGATGGATGCGCGGGGCCTGGCCCTGCTGCCTGGCCTGACCGATCTGAGCGCGCGCCTGGGTGCGGACGCCGCCCGCGAGTCGCAGGCCGCTTTGTCGGGCGGCGTTACCCGCCTGGTCTTGCCTGCTGGGCAGCCTGCCGCCGATAGCCCGCTGCATCTGGCGCATGTCGGGCCGCTTACCCAGACCGGGCTGGCCGATATGGCGGGCCTGATGGACGCGGGCTGTGTGGGCATCGGCGATGATGCCGCGCTACCCGACACCGGACAACTCTGGCGAGCTATGCAATATGCGGCAGGTCTGGGGGCCACTTTGTGGCTGCGGCCCGAAGACGCCCATCTGGGCGGGGTGGCGGCCGCCGGTCCCTATGCAACCCGGCTGGGCTTGCCGGGCAGCCCTGTCGAGGCTGAAATCCTGGCCTTGCAAACGCTATTCACTTTGCAGCGGGCCACAGGCACGCGCTTGCATCTTTGCCGCCTGTCCAGCGCTGCGGGCGTGGCGCTCTTGCGGGCAGCGCGGGCCGAGGGGCTGCCGGTGACGGCCGATATCTCCATCCACCATTTGCACCTCACGGATCTGGACATCGGTTTCTACGACAGCAATTGCCATCTGCGCCCGCCCCTGCGCGGCCAGCGCGACCGTGACGCCTTGGCGCAGGCCTTAGCCGATGGCACGCTGGATGCGCTGTGCTCGGATCATCATCCGGTAAGCGCCGCCGACAAGGCGCTTCCCTTTGCGCAAACTCCGCCCGGAGCCAGCGGGGTCGAACTGCTCTTGCCCCTGACGCTCAAGTGGGCGCGGGCTCAGGGTTTGCCGCTGTCTCGGGCGCTGGCCTGCCTGACGACAGGGCCAGCTCGCGTGCTGGGTCTGCCCGCTCCATCGCTGATGCCCGGTGAGCCCGCGGATCTGTGCCTGGTGGATACGGAGTGTGAGTGGCTGCTGTCGGCGGGCGCCATGCGCAGCGGCAGCGCGCAAACGCCGTTCGCGGGTATGATGCTGCCCGGCCGTGTCCGCGCCACTCTGATCGGCGGACGCGCACTTTGGGAGATGCCTGCTTGA